One segment of Pandoraea pnomenusa DNA contains the following:
- a CDS encoding RNA pyrophosphohydrolase yields the protein MLDREGFRPNVGIILLNARNEVFWGKRLGEHSWQFPQGGIKYGETPEQAMFRELHEETGLKPEHVKIIGRTRDWLRYEVPDKFIKREVRGHYRGQKQIWFLLRMVGRDCDICLRATDHPEFDAWRWNEYWVPLDAVIEFKREVYQLALNELSRYLRRSAARAQQDRRRFPRAGARVGELPPGGTSGQDAPDSGAGLTDMSGANGPTGTDVPHREH from the coding sequence ATGCTTGACCGTGAAGGCTTTCGCCCGAACGTCGGCATCATCCTCTTAAACGCACGCAATGAAGTGTTCTGGGGCAAGCGGCTGGGAGAGCACTCCTGGCAGTTTCCGCAAGGCGGCATCAAGTACGGCGAAACGCCGGAGCAGGCCATGTTCCGCGAATTGCACGAGGAAACCGGGCTAAAGCCAGAACACGTCAAAATCATCGGTCGCACACGCGACTGGCTGCGTTATGAGGTGCCGGACAAGTTCATCAAGCGCGAAGTGCGCGGACATTACCGGGGCCAGAAGCAAATCTGGTTCCTGCTGCGCATGGTGGGTCGCGATTGCGATATCTGCTTGCGTGCGACCGATCATCCCGAGTTCGATGCCTGGCGCTGGAACGAGTACTGGGTGCCGCTCGATGCCGTGATCGAGTTCAAGCGCGAGGTGTATCAACTCGCCCTGAACGAACTCTCGCGCTATCTGCGACGCTCGGCGGCGCGGGCCCAGCAGGACCGGCGGCGATTTCCTCGCGCGGGCGCACGGGTCGGCGAGTTGCCCCCGGGGGGCACGAGCGGACAAGACGCTCCGGACAGTGGGGCCGGCTTGACCGACATGTCCGGCGCCAACGGACCGACGGGTACCGACGTCCCCCACCGGGAGCACTGA
- a CDS encoding MarC family protein: protein MEYTFASATVLLLLITDPFGNIPIFVNALKNVPAHRRPRVIVREVMIAFAILLLFMLVGERFLRMMSLTDLSLQLAGGIVLFLIALRMIFPRPDQGSLPDAGEPLIVPLAIPALAGPSALATVMLLVSQQPGRMVEWITALCVTMAVCAVVLLLADRIERWVGSRVVAAFERLMGLILVAISVEMILKGVKVFVHQF, encoded by the coding sequence ATGGAATACACCTTCGCATCGGCCACGGTACTGCTGCTGCTCATCACCGATCCGTTCGGCAATATCCCGATCTTCGTGAACGCGCTGAAAAACGTGCCCGCCCATCGGCGCCCACGCGTGATCGTGCGCGAGGTGATGATCGCCTTCGCGATCCTGCTGCTGTTCATGCTGGTGGGCGAGCGCTTTCTGCGCATGATGAGTCTCACCGACTTGTCGCTGCAACTCGCCGGCGGCATCGTGCTTTTCCTGATCGCCCTGCGCATGATCTTTCCCCGCCCCGACCAGGGCTCGTTGCCCGACGCGGGCGAGCCGCTCATCGTCCCGCTGGCGATTCCGGCGCTCGCCGGGCCTTCCGCGCTTGCCACGGTCATGCTGCTCGTGTCGCAGCAACCCGGTCGCATGGTCGAGTGGATTACCGCGCTGTGCGTGACGATGGCCGTGTGCGCGGTGGTGTTGCTACTCGCCGATCGTATCGAGCGCTGGGTCGGCTCGCGCGTGGTGGCGGCCTTCGAGCGGCTCATGGGACTGATTCTGGTGGCGATCTCGGTCGAGATGATCCTCAAGGGCGTGAAGGTCTTCGTGCATCAGTTCTAA
- the cgtA gene encoding Obg family GTPase CgtA yields MKFIDAARIEVIAGNGGNGSASMRREKFVPFGGPDGGDGGRGGSVFAVADRNINTLIDYRYSKKHLAKNGESGRGSDCYGKGGEDIFLRMPVGTIITDMDTGETIADLTEHGQEVVLARGGAGGLGNLHFKSSTNRAPRQKTDGKPGERRMLQLELKVLADVGLLGMPNAGKSTFIASVSNARPKVADYPFTTLHPNLGVVRTAPGKSFVIADIPGLIEGAAEGAGLGHQFLRHLQRTGLLLHIVDIAPFDEGVDPVADAKAIVLELQKYDEALFQKPRWLVLNKVDMVPEAERAERVADFLGRFGWDGPTFEISALTGEGCEKLCLAVQEYLYQQRGAVEEAIEDAALDPRFRTGSAAPVADAAAAGTPPQTSPDDAPKA; encoded by the coding sequence ATGAAATTCATTGACGCAGCGCGTATCGAGGTGATCGCCGGGAACGGCGGCAACGGCTCGGCATCGATGCGCCGCGAGAAATTCGTGCCGTTCGGCGGACCCGACGGCGGCGACGGCGGTCGCGGCGGCAGCGTGTTTGCCGTGGCCGATCGCAACATCAATACCCTGATCGATTATCGCTATTCGAAGAAGCATCTGGCGAAGAACGGCGAATCGGGTCGGGGCTCGGATTGCTATGGCAAGGGCGGGGAAGACATCTTCCTGCGCATGCCGGTCGGCACGATCATCACCGACATGGACACGGGCGAGACCATCGCCGACCTGACGGAACACGGTCAGGAAGTCGTGCTCGCCAGGGGCGGTGCGGGCGGTCTGGGCAACCTTCACTTCAAGTCGAGCACGAACCGCGCTCCGCGTCAGAAGACCGATGGCAAGCCCGGCGAGCGCCGCATGCTCCAGCTCGAGCTCAAGGTGCTCGCGGACGTCGGCCTGCTCGGCATGCCCAACGCGGGCAAGTCGACGTTCATCGCCTCGGTGTCGAACGCGCGACCGAAGGTCGCCGACTATCCCTTCACGACACTCCACCCGAACCTGGGCGTGGTGCGCACCGCGCCGGGCAAGAGCTTCGTGATTGCCGACATTCCCGGTTTGATCGAGGGCGCGGCCGAGGGGGCCGGCCTTGGTCACCAGTTCCTGCGTCACCTGCAGCGCACCGGCTTGCTGCTGCACATCGTTGACATCGCGCCGTTCGACGAAGGCGTCGATCCGGTGGCCGACGCCAAGGCCATCGTGCTCGAGCTTCAGAAGTACGACGAAGCGCTGTTCCAGAAGCCGCGCTGGCTGGTGCTCAACAAGGTGGACATGGTGCCGGAGGCCGAGCGCGCCGAGCGCGTGGCCGATTTCCTCGGGCGCTTCGGCTGGGACGGTCCCACGTTCGAAATCTCCGCGCTGACGGGCGAGGGCTGCGAAAAGCTCTGCCTGGCCGTGCAGGAGTATCTGTATCAGCAACGTGGTGCCGTCGAGGAAGCGATCGAAGATGCCGCACTCGATCCGCGCTTCCGCACGGGTAGCGCCGCGCCGGTCGCGGACGCCGCCGCCGCCGGCACACCGCCACAAACGTCCCCGGACGACGCGCCAAAGGCGTAA
- a CDS encoding proline--tRNA ligase codes for MKASRFFIGTLKEAPADAEIVSHKLMMRAGMIRRVAGGIYDYLPIGLRSIRKVEAIVREEMNRAGALELLMPAVQPAELWQESGRWVQYGPELLRLKDRHDREFVVGPTHEEVVTDIARREIKSYRQLPVNFYQVQTKFRDEIRPRFGVMRGREFIMKDAYSFDKDRAGLQVSYQKMFDAYVRIFTRLGLEFRAVVADNGSIGGSGSHEFHVIAETGEDSIAYCPTSDYAANVEMAEAMAPQGERAAPAEAMTRTATPGKAKCEAVAELLSIPLERTVKSIVLATDSEDTGTTVWLLLLRGDHELNEIKASKVPGLAGFRFASEAEIVEWFGTPPGYLGPVGTKKPVKVVADRTVARMSDFVVGANEVDFHITGVNWGRDLPEPDVVFDLRNVVAGDASPDGKGEIAICRGIEVGHVFQLGTKYSDAMNATFLDETGKPAPMEMGCYGIGITRILGAAIEQNFDDRGIIWPESIAPFEVVLCPMGYDRSDAVRAAADKLYEDLLAAGIDVILDDRGERPGVMFADWELIGVPHRVVIGDRGLKEGKIEYQGRRDEQAQLLDAASVAEVVAGKVRAAKAV; via the coding sequence ATGAAAGCCTCCCGTTTCTTCATCGGCACCCTCAAGGAAGCTCCCGCCGACGCCGAAATCGTCAGCCACAAGCTGATGATGCGTGCCGGCATGATCCGCCGCGTTGCCGGCGGTATCTACGATTACCTGCCGATCGGCCTGCGCTCGATCCGCAAGGTCGAAGCCATCGTTCGAGAAGAAATGAACCGCGCCGGTGCGCTCGAACTGCTCATGCCGGCCGTGCAGCCGGCCGAGCTGTGGCAGGAATCGGGGCGCTGGGTGCAGTACGGTCCGGAGTTGCTGCGTCTGAAGGACCGTCATGACCGCGAATTCGTCGTCGGGCCGACCCATGAGGAAGTGGTGACCGACATCGCCCGTCGCGAGATCAAGAGCTACCGTCAACTCCCGGTGAACTTCTATCAGGTGCAGACGAAGTTCCGCGACGAGATCCGCCCGCGCTTCGGCGTGATGCGCGGCCGCGAGTTCATCATGAAGGACGCCTACTCCTTCGACAAGGATCGCGCCGGCCTGCAGGTTTCCTACCAGAAGATGTTCGATGCTTACGTGCGCATCTTCACGCGCCTGGGCCTGGAATTCCGCGCGGTGGTTGCCGACAACGGTTCGATCGGCGGCTCGGGCTCGCACGAATTCCACGTGATCGCCGAGACGGGCGAGGATTCCATCGCCTACTGCCCCACGTCGGACTATGCCGCCAACGTGGAGATGGCCGAGGCCATGGCGCCGCAAGGCGAGCGCGCCGCGCCCGCCGAAGCCATGACCAGGACCGCCACGCCGGGCAAGGCGAAGTGCGAGGCGGTCGCGGAACTGTTGTCGATTCCGCTCGAGCGCACTGTCAAGTCGATCGTGCTGGCAACCGACAGCGAGGACACCGGCACGACCGTGTGGCTGCTCCTGCTGCGCGGCGATCATGAACTCAACGAGATCAAGGCGAGCAAGGTGCCGGGGCTCGCGGGCTTTCGCTTTGCCAGCGAGGCCGAGATCGTCGAATGGTTCGGCACGCCCCCGGGCTACCTGGGCCCGGTCGGCACGAAGAAGCCGGTCAAGGTGGTGGCCGATCGCACGGTCGCCAGGATGAGCGATTTCGTGGTGGGTGCGAACGAAGTGGATTTCCACATCACCGGCGTGAACTGGGGCCGCGATCTGCCCGAGCCTGACGTGGTGTTCGATCTGCGCAACGTGGTGGCGGGTGACGCCTCGCCGGACGGCAAGGGCGAAATCGCGATTTGCCGCGGCATCGAAGTGGGGCACGTGTTCCAGCTCGGCACCAAATATTCGGATGCCATGAACGCCACCTTCCTCGACGAGACCGGCAAGCCGGCACCGATGGAAATGGGCTGCTACGGTATCGGCATCACGCGTATTCTGGGCGCCGCCATCGAACAGAACTTCGACGATCGCGGCATCATCTGGCCGGAATCGATCGCGCCGTTCGAGGTCGTACTGTGTCCGATGGGCTATGACCGGAGCGACGCGGTGCGCGCCGCCGCGGACAAACTGTACGAGGATCTGCTCGCCGCCGGCATCGACGTGATTCTGGACGACCGTGGCGAGCGTCCGGGCGTGATGTTCGCCGACTGGGAACTGATCGGTGTGCCGCATCGCGTGGTGATCGGCGACCGCGGCCTGAAGGAAGGGAAGATCGAGTATCAGGGCCGTCGCGACGAGCAGGCGCAACTGCTCGACGCCGCGTCGGTGGCCGAGGTGGTCGCCGGCAAGGTGCGCGCCGCCAAGGCGGTCTGA
- the proB gene encoding glutamate 5-kinase, which produces MRSVIADARRLVVKVGSSLVTNDGRGLDDVAIARWAQQIAALRHGGDGRAPKQVVLVSSGAIAEGMQRLGWARRPKAIDELQAAAAVGQMGLAQVYETRFAEHGVRTAQILLTHADLADRERYLNARTTLLTLLRLGVVPIINENDTVVTDEIKFGDNDTLGALVTNLIDGDALVILTDQSGLYTADPRKHPDAEFVHEAQAGDERLEAMAGGAGSSIGRGGMLTKILAAKRAATSGAHTVIASGREADVLVRLAGGEAIGTQLVARTAVLTARKQWMADHLQVRGRVVIDAGACKKLAEEGKSLLPIGVIDVEGTFARGEVIACVDEAGHEVARGLSNYSASETRLIRRHASTDIEQVLGFANEPELIHRDNLILR; this is translated from the coding sequence ATGCGTTCGGTCATCGCCGATGCCAGGCGGCTCGTGGTGAAAGTGGGGTCCAGTCTCGTGACCAATGACGGTCGCGGGCTGGATGATGTCGCGATTGCGCGCTGGGCGCAGCAGATCGCCGCATTGCGGCACGGCGGAGACGGCCGCGCACCCAAGCAGGTGGTGCTGGTGAGTTCGGGCGCGATCGCCGAGGGAATGCAGCGCCTGGGCTGGGCGCGCCGTCCGAAAGCCATCGACGAATTGCAGGCCGCCGCCGCCGTGGGGCAGATGGGCCTGGCGCAGGTCTACGAAACGCGCTTCGCGGAGCATGGCGTGCGTACCGCGCAGATCCTGCTCACGCACGCCGACCTGGCCGATCGCGAGCGTTATCTGAATGCGCGCACGACGCTGCTCACGCTGCTGCGTCTGGGCGTGGTGCCGATCATCAACGAGAACGACACGGTCGTGACCGACGAAATCAAGTTCGGCGACAACGACACGCTGGGCGCGCTCGTGACCAACCTCATCGACGGCGACGCCCTTGTCATCCTGACCGATCAGTCGGGGCTGTACACGGCCGACCCGCGCAAACATCCCGACGCCGAATTCGTGCACGAAGCGCAGGCGGGCGACGAGCGCCTGGAGGCGATGGCCGGCGGCGCGGGCTCCAGCATCGGGCGCGGTGGCATGCTGACCAAGATCCTGGCCGCCAAGCGCGCCGCAACGAGTGGAGCGCATACGGTGATCGCATCGGGTCGCGAGGCCGACGTGCTCGTACGCCTGGCCGGCGGTGAGGCCATTGGCACGCAACTCGTGGCGCGCACGGCGGTCCTCACGGCGCGCAAGCAGTGGATGGCCGACCATCTGCAGGTGCGTGGCCGCGTCGTGATCGACGCCGGCGCCTGCAAGAAGCTGGCGGAAGAGGGCAAGAGCCTGTTGCCGATCGGTGTGATCGATGTGGAAGGCACGTTTGCCCGCGGCGAAGTGATCGCCTGCGTGGATGAGGCCGGTCATGAAGTCGCTCGCGGGCTGTCGAACTACAGCGCTTCGGAAACACGGCTGATTCGTCGCCACGCGAGCACCGACATCGAGCAGGTGCTGGGCTTCGCCAACGAGCCCGAGCTGATCCATCGAGACAATCTGATCCTGCGCTGA
- a CDS encoding hypoxanthine-guanine phosphoribosyltransferase: MNREEALEVFRNSEEIVTAEQVNRSVDTMAKAIKDAIGDEFPMVLSVMGGAAVFTGMLLPRLDFPLEFDYIHLSRYNNTTTGGAMQWRVAPRDSVRDRVVLVLDDILDEGATMAAIRDRILEMGASKFYSAVLCEKILTKDKPSHPDFCGFTVPDRYVFGCGMDAKGYWRNLPSIRALTTPR; this comes from the coding sequence ATGAACCGCGAAGAAGCCCTCGAAGTATTCCGCAATTCCGAAGAAATCGTCACCGCCGAGCAGGTGAACCGCTCCGTCGACACGATGGCCAAGGCCATCAAGGACGCCATCGGCGACGAGTTCCCGATGGTGCTGTCGGTCATGGGCGGCGCGGCCGTCTTCACCGGCATGCTGCTCCCGCGGCTGGATTTCCCGCTGGAGTTCGACTACATCCACCTCTCGCGGTACAACAACACCACCACCGGCGGGGCCATGCAGTGGCGCGTGGCGCCGCGCGACTCGGTGCGTGATCGCGTGGTGCTCGTGCTCGACGATATCCTCGACGAGGGCGCCACCATGGCCGCCATTCGCGACCGGATCCTCGAGATGGGGGCGTCGAAGTTCTACAGCGCCGTGCTGTGCGAGAAGATCCTGACCAAGGACAAGCCGTCGCACCCCGACTTCTGCGGCTTCACCGTGCCCGATCGCTATGTCTTCGGCTGCGGCATGGATGCCAAGGGCTACTGGCGCAACCTGCCGTCGATCCGCGCGCTCACGACACCGCGCTGA
- a CDS encoding CNP1-like family protein yields the protein MRSSLARRAPRLATLVSLAALSLIAACSSTPSQPVQDFDEYLAQQEAAKGKWKEAEVTLPTAAPNDADLVSFPTLPNATLDYAIDAKSVQVTDDGVVRYIAVIRSKQGARNVSYEGMHCSTFETRLYATGRPDGTWVPARNSEWRPIRPYGATAYQGILYRDYLCQDKTPLGNAKAIVQGLRYPTTHPEYR from the coding sequence ATGCGCTCCTCCCTCGCCCGCCGCGCGCCGCGCCTGGCCACGCTCGTCTCTCTGGCCGCCCTGTCGCTGATCGCCGCCTGCAGCAGCACGCCGTCGCAACCCGTGCAGGATTTCGACGAATACCTCGCCCAGCAGGAGGCCGCCAAGGGCAAATGGAAAGAAGCCGAGGTCACCCTGCCCACGGCCGCGCCGAACGACGCCGATCTCGTGAGCTTTCCCACGCTGCCCAATGCGACGCTCGATTACGCCATCGACGCGAAATCGGTGCAGGTCACGGACGACGGCGTGGTCCGCTACATCGCCGTGATCCGCAGCAAGCAGGGCGCACGCAATGTTTCGTACGAAGGCATGCATTGCTCGACGTTCGAGACGCGTCTTTACGCGACCGGCCGCCCGGACGGCACGTGGGTTCCCGCACGCAACAGCGAGTGGCGCCCCATCCGCCCCTACGGCGCGACAGCCTATCAGGGCATTCTGTACCGCGACTACCTCTGCCAGGACAAGACGCCGCTGGGCAACGCCAAGGCCATCGTGCAAGGCCTGCGCTACCCGACCACCCACCCCGAATACCGCTGA